A stretch of Syntrophus gentianae DNA encodes these proteins:
- a CDS encoding TetR/AcrR family transcriptional regulator — translation MIKKKDLRKQQILQAAIDVFGKSNFQSASISEIAQKANIAEGTIYQYFKNKEDLFFSIPAQKTESFCDELDLHIEGIHDAFNKLRKLTWYYLYFFKTNPDYARILMLEMRVNKSFFKSRTFGKVQVFNDKVLEIIKEGQEENFIRNDMKGHVIREVLLGFLEHRVTRWLLKEEKYDLLANYGEIFDLVFNGIKSPNAERRHM, via the coding sequence GTGATAAAAAAGAAAGATTTAAGGAAACAGCAGATCCTTCAGGCAGCGATTGATGTTTTCGGTAAAAGCAATTTTCAAAGTGCCAGCATCTCCGAAATTGCACAGAAGGCAAACATCGCAGAGGGTACCATTTATCAGTACTTCAAGAACAAGGAAGACCTTTTCTTCTCAATACCCGCGCAAAAGACGGAGTCATTCTGCGATGAGCTTGATCTTCACATCGAAGGTATTCATGATGCTTTCAATAAACTGAGGAAATTAACCTGGTACTATCTCTATTTCTTCAAAACAAATCCGGATTACGCCCGGATCCTGATGCTTGAGATGCGTGTGAACAAGAGTTTCTTCAAGTCCAGGACGTTTGGCAAGGTGCAGGTCTTTAATGACAAAGTCCTTGAAATCATCAAGGAAGGCCAGGAAGAAAACTTCATAAGGAATGATATGAAAGGACATGTCATTCGGGAGGTGCTGCTGGGTTTTCTGGAGCATAGGGTCACTCGATGGCTGCTCAAAGAGGAAAAATATGATCTCCTCGCAAATTATGGAGAAATCTTTGACCTCGTTTTTAACGGGATTAAATCCCCGAATGCTGAGAGAAGACATATGTGA
- a CDS encoding PEP/pyruvate-binding domain-containing protein has protein sequence MFVKKFEDLKKDMFEECGGKAAHLGEMTSLGLSVPPGFAVLGDSYYYNLKANNLEQKIAEIAATINYDDFADLEEKTAKIRELINAAPVPPEIEKEIVENYKQLSGAGEEALVAIRSSVAVKDSPVSSFPGMMDTFHFIRGAQNVVDKVREVWASVWSARGAFARYNKKLDYNKAVIAPTVQRMVNSEMAGVLFTMNPINGNADEIVVEGNWGLGETVVCGKCQSDMYIMTKNPITVKKKIIAKKYETYIQSEAGGAKWEDVPADKVALPTLTDNQIENLCRTALKIEKHYGVPQDIEWAYEKGKLYILQARTAKAGSVA, from the coding sequence ATGTTTGTCAAGAAGTTTGAAGACTTAAAAAAGGATATGTTTGAGGAGTGCGGTGGTAAGGCAGCCCATCTGGGCGAAATGACGAGCTTAGGGCTGAGCGTTCCCCCTGGATTCGCGGTATTGGGAGACTCATATTACTACAATCTTAAGGCAAATAACCTCGAACAGAAGATTGCGGAAATAGCGGCGACAATTAATTATGATGACTTCGCGGATCTGGAAGAGAAGACGGCGAAGATACGAGAGCTTATCAATGCGGCACCCGTACCTCCGGAGATAGAGAAGGAGATCGTAGAGAATTACAAGCAGTTGAGCGGTGCTGGAGAGGAAGCGCTTGTCGCGATCAGATCGTCCGTTGCGGTGAAGGATTCGCCCGTATCGTCTTTCCCCGGTATGATGGACACGTTCCATTTTATTCGCGGTGCGCAAAACGTTGTTGATAAGGTACGGGAAGTGTGGGCGTCTGTGTGGTCAGCTCGGGGCGCGTTTGCTCGGTACAACAAGAAACTTGACTACAACAAGGCGGTAATCGCTCCGACGGTACAGAGAATGGTGAACTCGGAGATGGCGGGCGTACTGTTCACGATGAATCCGATAAACGGTAATGCGGATGAGATCGTGGTCGAGGGGAACTGGGGGCTCGGTGAAACAGTTGTGTGCGGCAAGTGCCAGAGCGACATGTACATCATGACGAAGAACCCTATCACCGTTAAAAAGAAGATAATTGCGAAGAAGTATGAGACCTACATCCAGTCAGAAGCTGGAGGTGCGAAGTGGGAGGATGTTCCGGCTGATAAAGTGGCACTCCCGACGTTGACGGACAACCAGATCGAGAATTTGTGCCGCACGGCATTAAAGATTGAAAAACATTACGGGGTTCCGCAGGATATAGAATGGGCTTACGAGAAAGGCAAATTATACATCCTGCAGGCTCGCACGGCAAAGGCGGGCAGCGTTGCCTGA
- a CDS encoding flavodoxin domain-containing protein, translating to MARALVVYDTLKGATRAIGELIAKGLMDNGVEADVKKAVEIVKESDLAGYDAYIFGSATYHGEMMSSMKRVLFLAEKVRLNGKAGGAFGAYGWSGEAPRRIFDTMYHILGMRMVIEPLPLKSPSEPEAVKRAEEYGRVIAEKLTALP from the coding sequence ATGGCACGTGCACTAGTGGTCTACGATACACTCAAGGGAGCGACGCGGGCAATCGGCGAGCTCATCGCGAAAGGCCTTATGGATAACGGTGTTGAAGCCGACGTTAAAAAAGCAGTGGAGATAGTAAAAGAAAGCGATTTGGCAGGTTACGATGCCTACATATTCGGATCCGCCACCTATCACGGTGAAATGATGAGTTCCATGAAGCGCGTCCTCTTCTTAGCTGAGAAGGTCCGCCTCAACGGTAAGGCCGGAGGGGCCTTCGGGGCATATGGTTGGAGTGGTGAGGCGCCGCGCCGGATTTTCGATACTATGTACCACATTTTGGGCATGAGGATGGTGATCGAACCTTTGCCTTTGAAATCTCCAAGCGAACCAGAGGCTGTGAAAAGAGCGGAAGAGTATGGACGCGTGATTGCTGAAAAGCTCACCGCCTTACCCTGA
- a CDS encoding HAD-IIA family hydrolase yields the protein MREIQRKIGFICDMDGVIYHGESLLPGACEFLSWLEQEGKQYLFLTNNSQRTREELQYRLRKLGAEVDAMHFYTASLATASFLASQEPGGSAYVIGDAGLTNALYQAGISMNDIDPDYVVVGESSSYSFEKVSHAIKLVLAGAKLIGTNPDFVLPTNRGIFPGCGALIAPIERATGRQAYFMGKPNPLMIRHALRCLECSREDAIFIGDSMETDIVAGINSEIDTLLVLSGVTSVGDLVRYPYKPRYVLNGVGDILSGAP from the coding sequence ATGCGTGAAATTCAGCGAAAAATTGGTTTTATCTGTGACATGGACGGGGTGATCTATCATGGGGAGTCACTCCTCCCTGGCGCCTGCGAATTTCTCAGCTGGCTAGAGCAGGAGGGGAAGCAGTATCTCTTCCTGACGAATAACAGTCAGCGCACGCGTGAAGAGTTGCAATATAGGCTACGCAAATTGGGGGCGGAAGTGGACGCCATGCATTTCTATACAGCTTCCTTGGCCACGGCGAGTTTCCTTGCCTCCCAAGAGCCAGGGGGCAGCGCGTACGTAATCGGAGACGCTGGACTCACGAATGCGCTCTATCAAGCCGGGATCTCCATGAACGACATTGATCCCGACTACGTAGTGGTAGGGGAGTCTAGCTCTTACTCATTTGAAAAAGTCTCCCATGCAATCAAGCTTGTGCTTGCTGGAGCAAAGCTCATTGGCACTAATCCAGATTTTGTTCTGCCCACCAATCGCGGCATATTCCCAGGTTGCGGTGCGCTGATTGCGCCTATCGAACGAGCCACGGGCAGGCAGGCGTATTTCATGGGTAAACCGAACCCGCTTATGATTCGCCACGCGCTTAGATGCTTGGAATGCAGTCGGGAGGATGCGATATTCATCGGTGACTCCATGGAAACCGATATTGTCGCCGGAATCAACTCCGAGATTGACACCCTTTTGGTGCTTAGTGGAGTCACGTCCGTAGGGGACCTGGTCCGCTATCCCTACAAGCCCCGTTACGTATTGAATGGCGTGGGTGACATACTGAGCGGGGCTCCATAG
- a CDS encoding EamA family transporter has protein sequence MEAIGFAVLAALGFAWTNILTQLGMKDSRISSFTALFINLVGGTIVLLLSVPFLGGLPQGGMHWRGVLYFVAAGLVTALAGQAALLAAIHRIGATRTSCFVLVDNIFAVILGFLVLGQLVSLLSCIGILILMAGAAAFVWESAGSNKQIQMEPRGSRQTVIGIAMGVVAGLCFAGGGVLRGLGIALLPAAVVGAAINIMAGLIAIFVYYAVTGKLQEIVAVGWKRGIFLLLSGVANAVGTVGFILALKYGGTVAITTALKNTSPLLTFAFAIPLLRRHEQLSVRLGLLVVVVVMAAVLIALGRQQGFVK, from the coding sequence ATGGAAGCTATTGGATTTGCGGTTCTTGCAGCGCTGGGATTTGCTTGGACGAACATCCTCACCCAATTGGGGATGAAAGATTCTCGGATATCTTCCTTCACTGCCCTCTTCATCAACCTAGTCGGGGGCACAATCGTTCTTCTCCTTTCTGTTCCTTTTCTGGGTGGCCTGCCGCAAGGCGGGATGCATTGGCGGGGAGTTCTCTACTTTGTGGCGGCCGGTCTCGTTACCGCACTTGCCGGACAGGCTGCGCTTCTTGCGGCCATTCACCGAATCGGTGCTACCCGGACGTCCTGTTTTGTCCTGGTAGACAACATCTTCGCTGTTATTCTTGGTTTCTTGGTTCTCGGACAGTTGGTTTCCCTGCTCTCCTGCATCGGAATCCTGATTCTTATGGCCGGAGCAGCCGCTTTTGTCTGGGAAAGTGCCGGTTCCAATAAACAGATTCAGATGGAGCCGCGTGGTTCCAGGCAAACCGTTATCGGAATCGCTATGGGGGTGGTTGCAGGCCTCTGTTTCGCAGGCGGCGGTGTTCTGAGAGGTCTGGGCATAGCATTGCTTCCCGCTGCTGTAGTGGGTGCCGCCATCAACATCATGGCCGGGCTGATTGCCATCTTTGTTTACTACGCGGTTACAGGCAAGTTGCAGGAGATTGTTGCTGTGGGGTGGAAGAGAGGGATTTTTCTCCTGCTCTCCGGTGTCGCGAACGCAGTAGGAACAGTCGGGTTCATCCTCGCACTGAAGTACGGTGGAACAGTGGCCATTACCACAGCGTTGAAGAACACATCGCCGCTGCTCACGTTCGCTTTCGCCATCCCGCTGTTGCGCCGGCACGAACAGTTGAGCGTGCGCTTGGGTCTCTTGGTCGTCGTGGTCGTCATGGCTGCGGTTCTTATCGCTCTCGGACGACAACAAGGGTTCGTAAAATAA
- a CDS encoding amidohydrolase family protein — MAQRTVDAHNHFYTKEYLDYLVSRGTTAAMHAVHDGGTHYRVWQNGVCTAHIDRAGHYDLDARIKDLDAAGLDTQVLTQTIPGPETLPHDEGLYWAKKCNDGLAAAMEKYPGRFYFMATLPYQDVDAACEELERCYKMGCRGIQMFSNFNGEPVYLEKFHPIYEIANKYELPFLVHPAYPLTADVMTKMKIPFQLWGYTLDTSMAVMSLIFQGVFEKYPKLTLVHGHLGGTVPYFVRRIQDSYKGYAKEWGIELKESPDITYKTRVYPDTTSFYLPAMKCCLEWVGPGQMGIGTDYAHRVGDPEGAIKAVKDLGSQAGLNQDEIDMILGKNFEKIFKLPPLK, encoded by the coding sequence ATGGCACAGAGAACAGTAGATGCACACAACCACTTTTACACAAAAGAGTATCTTGATTACTTAGTCTCAAGAGGGACGACTGCCGCCATGCATGCAGTGCACGACGGAGGTACACATTACAGGGTGTGGCAGAATGGCGTATGTACAGCCCACATCGACAGGGCCGGTCACTATGATCTCGATGCGAGAATAAAAGATCTCGACGCAGCAGGTCTTGACACTCAGGTGCTTACCCAAACCATTCCAGGTCCTGAGACTCTGCCTCATGATGAGGGCTTGTACTGGGCGAAAAAATGCAACGACGGATTAGCGGCGGCGATGGAAAAGTATCCCGGCCGGTTCTACTTCATGGCAACGCTTCCGTATCAGGATGTTGATGCCGCGTGCGAAGAGCTCGAGAGGTGCTACAAGATGGGCTGCCGTGGTATCCAGATGTTCTCGAACTTCAATGGCGAGCCTGTCTATCTGGAGAAGTTCCATCCGATTTATGAAATTGCGAACAAGTATGAGCTGCCCTTCCTGGTCCACCCGGCTTACCCGCTGACGGCAGACGTTATGACGAAGATGAAGATCCCCTTCCAGCTCTGGGGCTACACGCTCGACACAAGCATGGCCGTCATGAGCCTTATTTTCCAGGGCGTGTTCGAGAAATATCCGAAGCTGACCCTCGTTCATGGGCACCTCGGCGGTACGGTACCTTACTTCGTGCGCAGAATCCAGGATTCCTACAAGGGCTACGCAAAGGAATGGGGCATTGAGTTGAAGGAGTCACCCGACATCACGTACAAGACGAGAGTCTATCCCGACACTACATCCTTCTACCTGCCGGCGATGAAGTGCTGCCTGGAATGGGTGGGACCTGGCCAGATGGGTATTGGTACGGACTACGCTCACCGTGTTGGCGATCCGGAAGGTGCGATCAAAGCCGTTAAGGACTTGGGTAGCCAGGCTGGTTTGAACCAGGATGAGATCGACATGATTCTTGGAAAGAACTTCGAAAAGATATTCAAACTTCCGCCTCTGAAGTAA
- a CDS encoding DUF4202 family protein — MNFYRITLDFVNKVIPDEQKAHFERTVFWMEKFSPNFTEAHRIAAYCHDIERAFNVKKNEQVENYLDPAFLKDHQEKSAEIISKFLKSENAPKDLIDKISHLISKHEVGGDEEQNALMDADSVSFFETNARMFIVKKAPVEGYEKIKEKFDWMFNRICSEDHKNYARINYEKWSAELEYYR; from the coding sequence ATGAATTTCTACAGAATAACACTTGATTTTGTAAATAAAGTTATTCCCGATGAACAGAAAGCTCATTTTGAACGAACTGTTTTTTGGATGGAAAAATTTTCCCCTAATTTTACCGAAGCACATCGAATTGCGGCTTATTGTCATGATATCGAAAGAGCATTTAACGTTAAAAAGAACGAGCAAGTGGAAAATTATTTAGATCCGGCCTTTCTAAAAGATCATCAAGAGAAAAGCGCAGAAATCATTTCAAAATTTTTAAAATCCGAAAATGCGCCCAAAGATCTAATTGACAAAATTTCTCATTTAATCAGCAAACACGAAGTCGGTGGTGACGAGGAACAAAACGCGCTTATGGATGCAGATTCAGTAAGTTTTTTCGAAACAAATGCTCGAATGTTTATTGTCAAAAAAGCCCCAGTCGAGGGCTATGAAAAAATCAAAGAAAAATTTGACTGGATGTTTAATCGAATTTGTTCTGAAGATCATAAAAATTATGCGCGGATTAATTATGAGAAATGGTCAGCAGAATTGGAATATTACAGATGA
- a CDS encoding HAD-IIA family hydrolase: MLKLVAFDLDGVIYRGAQILPHALDAVFAIEERRLLLRYVTNNATMHRTTLAQQLQSMGIPVKDEQVLGSAAATATWLQGRFAAGSQVLALGESGLLAELREVGFAAQHVLDASGDAAPVAVVVGLDRALNYKSLAAAQHFIMQGALFVATNTDATFPAEGRLLPGGGSVVAAVAAASGVDPVVIGKPGLGMAEVLRSTTGVDYPEILFVGDRLDTDIAMGVRAGMKTLLVLTGVHTRKHLACSEVQPDFILDDLAELPLLLDKAIQD, from the coding sequence ATGCTGAAACTGGTTGCTTTCGATCTGGATGGTGTAATCTACCGTGGTGCTCAGATACTGCCACATGCGTTGGATGCCGTGTTTGCTATCGAGGAGCGGAGGCTGCTGCTGCGCTATGTGACCAACAATGCCACCATGCATCGCACCACGTTGGCTCAGCAACTACAGAGCATGGGCATCCCTGTCAAAGACGAGCAGGTGCTGGGATCTGCGGCAGCCACCGCCACATGGTTGCAGGGACGCTTCGCTGCGGGCAGTCAGGTCCTGGCGCTGGGGGAATCCGGGCTTCTTGCGGAATTACGTGAAGTTGGGTTCGCCGCTCAGCACGTACTGGATGCGTCCGGCGACGCTGCACCGGTGGCCGTGGTGGTGGGGCTGGATCGCGCTCTTAACTACAAATCACTTGCGGCCGCTCAGCACTTCATCATGCAGGGAGCACTCTTCGTGGCTACCAATACTGATGCCACCTTTCCAGCCGAGGGAAGGCTGCTACCCGGGGGCGGCAGCGTGGTGGCAGCCGTCGCCGCAGCCTCTGGTGTGGATCCCGTGGTGATCGGCAAGCCTGGTTTGGGAATGGCAGAGGTACTGCGTTCCACCACCGGCGTGGACTACCCCGAGATCCTCTTCGTGGGAGACCGGCTGGACACAGATATCGCCATGGGCGTGCGGGCGGGAATGAAAACTCTACTGGTTCTCACCGGTGTTCACACCCGCAAGCATCTCGCCTGCAGCGAAGTCCAGCCCGATTTCATACTTGATGATCTGGCTGAATTACCGCTTCTTCTTGATAAGGCGATCCAGGACTAG
- a CDS encoding damage-control phosphatase ARMT1 family protein, with translation MYIWSDCIPCILKMAIGVARNVLKTEEDNKHFMSRILELKSLRGEDWKMISPMIISDIWLILKEMSGKEDPLKTVKEQQNLRAMKIYPSAKKTVQKSEAPFLQALKFSIAGNAMDAMVNSNKTGLRGLSMMLAQMPINMEDVLMFRERLAKSDKVVYFTDNCGEVVFDRLFVETLNNEYHPQITFVTRRMPVLNDVTVELAEAVGLGKLGRVIDNGIAVPFPGTLLKKVSPEVRQLVEDADLLIAKGVGNYDSLTEETELSGKISFLFHGKCQPCCIGRNVSENALIVYNA, from the coding sequence ATGTACATCTGGAGTGATTGTATTCCGTGTATACTAAAAATGGCAATAGGCGTTGCCCGCAACGTGCTCAAGACTGAGGAAGATAACAAGCATTTCATGAGCAGGATACTGGAGCTCAAAAGTCTCAGAGGTGAGGATTGGAAGATGATTTCACCTATGATAATCAGTGATATATGGCTGATCCTGAAGGAAATGTCGGGAAAGGAGGATCCGCTGAAGACGGTAAAGGAGCAGCAGAACCTGCGGGCAATGAAAATATATCCGTCGGCAAAAAAAACCGTTCAAAAAAGCGAAGCCCCTTTTCTTCAGGCGTTAAAGTTCTCCATAGCAGGAAACGCCATGGACGCCATGGTTAATTCTAATAAAACTGGACTGCGGGGACTATCTATGATGCTTGCACAGATGCCCATAAACATGGAGGATGTTCTGATGTTCAGGGAGAGGCTCGCAAAGAGCGACAAAGTAGTCTATTTCACCGATAATTGCGGTGAGGTCGTCTTCGACAGGCTCTTTGTGGAAACCCTAAACAACGAATACCACCCGCAGATAACGTTTGTCACGCGCAGAATGCCCGTCCTCAATGATGTGACAGTGGAACTTGCAGAAGCGGTTGGCCTGGGCAAGCTCGGCAGGGTTATAGACAACGGCATCGCCGTGCCCTTTCCAGGCACATTATTGAAAAAGGTATCGCCGGAGGTACGCCAGCTTGTTGAAGACGCGGATTTGCTTATCGCAAAGGGCGTTGGAAACTATGACAGTCTTACCGAAGAGACGGAGCTCAGTGGGAAAATCTCCTTTCTTTTCCACGGGAAATGCCAGCCTTGCTGCATCGGGCGTAACGTCTCGGAGAATGCCCTTATTGTATATAATGCCTGA
- a CDS encoding HAD family hydrolase yields the protein MALEVKWVGFDFGQCMMNPTGLRNHLVIADVSKELGQPELIEERIQKYRIMKEKYGTYSAVKEGHRDEIMEYVFDGDEEAKELFSAKEQEHLSMGPGLPEALAYLQDTGIHIAVVAELKKTLGAMNKDIVTRFLEKKGLTHYFEELVSPQGRVDFKDGSINLAYKGKTKEAGTIYDELCGDLAKRGIKPEECAMVGDKLGTDIIPAKKRGINTVQYTGYIDMGVVEEADYRIESFLELKDLLRKKV from the coding sequence ATGGCATTAGAAGTTAAATGGGTGGGCTTTGATTTCGGGCAATGTATGATGAATCCCACAGGTCTGCGGAATCATCTGGTTATCGCCGATGTTTCAAAGGAGCTGGGGCAGCCGGAGCTGATCGAGGAACGCATACAAAAGTACCGTATCATGAAGGAAAAATATGGGACGTACAGTGCTGTGAAAGAAGGGCACCGTGACGAGATTATGGAGTACGTCTTCGACGGGGACGAAGAAGCGAAGGAGCTTTTCTCCGCGAAGGAGCAGGAGCATCTGTCGATGGGTCCGGGGCTGCCGGAGGCGCTTGCCTATCTGCAGGATACAGGTATCCATATCGCAGTCGTCGCCGAATTGAAAAAGACACTGGGTGCGATGAACAAGGACATCGTGACACGGTTTTTGGAAAAGAAAGGGTTGACGCACTATTTTGAGGAGTTGGTCTCGCCGCAGGGGAGAGTCGATTTTAAAGATGGATCCATAAACCTTGCATACAAGGGAAAGACGAAAGAAGCCGGGACGATTTACGATGAACTGTGCGGTGACCTGGCGAAACGCGGTATAAAGCCGGAAGAGTGCGCCATGGTGGGTGACAAGCTGGGTACGGACATCATCCCCGCTAAGAAGCGCGGCATAAATACCGTACAATACACGGGCTATATTGACATGGGCGTGGTTGAAGAGGCGGATTACAGGATCGAGAGCTTTCTGGAATTGAAAGACCTCCTCAGGAAGAAGGTGTGA
- a CDS encoding enoyl-CoA hydratase/isomerase family protein — protein MGNEVVLFAKDGAVAYLTVNRGAALNALNNEVMLRFEEIFKSLETDEAIKVVVITGSGSKAFVAGADVKEVKEAGKGRTALIAKGQQIISEISASSKVVIAAVNGFALGGGCELALACDLRIASENAKFGLPEATLGVMAGYGGTQRLSRLVGPGRAKYIMFSGAMLSAAEACAWGLVEKVYPADALMEEVKVLALKISSMGPVAIRGCKNAVDGGMQLSLEKALRYEIEIYDKVANSEDAEEGLSAFLEKRKPVFRGK, from the coding sequence ATGGGTAACGAAGTGGTACTTTTTGCCAAGGACGGGGCTGTGGCATATCTTACTGTTAATAGGGGTGCCGCGCTTAATGCCCTGAACAACGAAGTTATGCTCAGGTTCGAAGAGATTTTCAAGTCCCTCGAAACCGATGAAGCCATTAAAGTAGTAGTGATTACGGGATCGGGTTCCAAAGCCTTTGTAGCAGGCGCCGATGTAAAAGAGGTCAAAGAGGCTGGGAAGGGAAGGACTGCTTTAATTGCGAAGGGTCAGCAGATAATATCTGAAATAAGCGCATCGAGCAAGGTCGTGATTGCGGCTGTTAACGGCTTTGCGCTTGGTGGAGGGTGCGAACTGGCTCTTGCTTGCGACTTAAGAATCGCATCTGAAAATGCTAAATTCGGTTTGCCGGAAGCGACACTGGGTGTGATGGCTGGATACGGTGGTACGCAGCGTCTTTCCCGCCTCGTTGGACCGGGGCGGGCCAAATATATCATGTTCTCCGGGGCAATGCTGAGCGCGGCCGAAGCATGCGCTTGGGGTCTTGTCGAAAAGGTGTACCCGGCTGATGCCCTGATGGAAGAAGTCAAGGTGCTCGCGCTGAAGATCAGCTCAATGGGTCCCGTGGCTATCCGTGGATGCAAAAATGCAGTTGATGGTGGCATGCAACTTTCTCTTGAGAAAGCACTTCGTTACGAGATCGAGATTTACGACAAGGTCGCGAATTCAGAAGATGCAGAGGAGGGATTATCCGCCTTTTTAGAGAAGAGAAAGCCTGTCTTTCGGGGGAAGTAA
- a CDS encoding SphA family protein — translation MRKKLETFRKWFTMLMLATVLLSPVVFTGTALATEGGGGAYPNGADDFMLGALPPPGFYFKNHLNYYTAKNFKDNDGNDLIHDFNLKVTAEVLRFIYVTDKKILGANWAVHAFVPMLYMDVEAGGGGDNRFGLGDIIVNPIILGWHFKNFHVVTGLDIFMPTGDYDKTHMANPGRNYWTFEPVFCVTYLSDGGFEASAKLMYDFNTKNNDTNYQSGQEFHADYTLGYHINKELAVGVGGYYYHQMTNDEQDGKKVGTDGFEGRVFAIGPEVKYDYKNMMFILKWQPEIEARNRPEGDKFWFNVVYAF, via the coding sequence ATGAGAAAGAAGTTGGAAACGTTTCGGAAATGGTTCACCATGTTGATGTTGGCAACTGTGCTCTTGAGCCCGGTTGTTTTCACGGGGACGGCCCTCGCGACCGAAGGCGGGGGTGGGGCGTACCCGAACGGCGCCGATGATTTCATGTTGGGGGCGCTCCCGCCGCCGGGATTCTATTTCAAAAACCATTTGAACTACTACACAGCCAAGAATTTCAAGGACAACGACGGAAATGACCTCATTCACGATTTCAATCTGAAAGTGACAGCCGAGGTGCTCCGGTTCATCTACGTGACTGACAAAAAGATCCTAGGAGCCAATTGGGCTGTTCACGCCTTCGTTCCCATGCTTTATATGGATGTGGAAGCCGGTGGCGGAGGCGATAACCGTTTCGGGTTGGGCGACATAATCGTCAACCCGATCATTCTCGGTTGGCACTTCAAGAATTTCCACGTGGTCACGGGTCTTGACATCTTTATGCCAACTGGTGACTACGACAAGACCCATATGGCAAACCCCGGGAGGAATTACTGGACCTTTGAACCCGTGTTCTGCGTGACCTACCTGAGCGACGGCGGCTTCGAGGCCTCCGCCAAGTTAATGTACGATTTCAACACGAAAAATAATGACACGAATTATCAATCCGGCCAGGAGTTCCATGCAGACTACACACTCGGTTATCACATCAACAAGGAATTGGCTGTTGGTGTCGGTGGTTACTATTATCACCAGATGACGAACGATGAACAGGACGGGAAAAAAGTGGGCACAGACGGGTTTGAAGGCCGGGTATTTGCCATTGGTCCTGAGGTGAAGTATGATTACAAGAACATGATGTTCATCCTCAAGTGGCAGCCCGAGATAGAAGCGAGAAACAGGCCTGAAGGCGACAAGTTCTGGTTCAACGTTGTCTACGCTTTCTAA